The window tataggattgaggtcagggctttgtgatggccactccaatatcttgactttgttgtccttaagccattttgcctcaactttggaagtatgcttagggtcattgtccatttggaagacccatttgcgaccaagcaaatgactgatgtcttgagatgttgcttcaatatatccacagaattttccatctattttgtgaagtgcaccagtcccttttacagcaaagcacccccactacatgatgctgccacccccatgcttcacagcttggatggtgttcttctacttgcaagcctccccctttttcctcccaacacaacagtggtcattatggccaaacagttctatttttgtttcatcagaccagaggacatttctccacaaagtacgatctttgtccccatgtgcagttgcaaaacgtagtctggctttatgatggttttggagcagtggcttcttccttgctgagcggcctatcaggttaagtcgatataggactcgttttactgtggatatagatacttttgtacctgtttcctccagcatcttcacaacatcctttgctgttgttctgggattgatttgcacttttcgcaccaaagtacaataatctctaggagacagaacgcgtctccttcctgagcggtatgacggctggttggtcccatggtgtttatacttgcgtactgttgtttgtacagatgaacgtggtacctcaggcatttggaaattgcttccaaggatgaaccagacttgttgaggtcttggctgatttcttttgattttcccatgatgtcaagcaaagagacactgagtttgaaggtaggccttgaaatacatccacaggtacaccaccaattgactcaaatgacatcaattagcctataagaagcttctaaagccctgacattttctggaattttataagatgtttaaaggcacagtcaacttagtgtatgtaaacttctgaccgctggaattgtgatacagtgaattataagtgaaataatctgtctgtaaacaattgttggaaaaattacttgtgtcatgcacaaagtagatgtcctaaccgacttgccaaaactatagtttgttaacaagaaatttgtagagtggttgaaaaacgagttaatgtacgtaaacctccgacttcaactgtatatactgtattctaatcaAGGCCTATCCTATTTAACTATTGTTGTACATATATTATTTTTCAaatatactacatattctattCATATACGGTTCATATTGTATATACATgccatcacatacagtatatatatttatactccaGACACTGGCATTGCTCgtttaatatttaaatatttcttaattccataatTTTcctttttagatgtgtgtgtattgttgtgtaatgttagatattactgcactgttggagctataaacgcAAGCTGCTAAATATGTGTTTGCAACCAATACAATTTGACTTGATTAAAGGTAAATATGTCAACCTATGATGGGACATATGTTGATTTCACACCCTGCTTACCTGTTGAAGGTGTGGATGAATGACATGGGCACAGAGGTGACTGAAGAGAAtgtccacccctccactctcttTCCATTGCATgagttggtgggtgggtggggctaTGTCCAGTGGGGCAGTGAGATCTGAATAGTCAGTGAGCTGCTCCCTGATGGCCTGGTTGGACAGCTCCTTGGCCTGGTCCACCAccagtctccttctcctcttccccttcttcctctctaaGGTCGCCAAGGACAAACTTTAACTCCAATGGCTTACCTTACCTGTGCTTTTCACACTTGGGAGTTTCTACCACAGATAATAAGTAAGAAGGTAATGTGTTACTTATGGCTTTGATATATGATATAGGTTGTGTCCAGTTAGATAGTTGTGTTTGAGGGACAGTAAGTGTGCTTTGGAGAATGGCCTTGTGGTGTCAAGATGTTGCTTGTTAGGCAGATAAATATTTACGGGTCACAGCGACAGGCTCCAGAGCAAAGCCCTCCTCCTCATTGACCAACAGAGTTGTCTCATTCAGGACAGGTGTTGTCTCATTCAGGACAGGGCGATCCTCCTCCATGGGTACAGATGTAGGAGAGTCTGGACGACCTGCAATGCAGGGTTGTGGAATGAAGGGCATGCTGTCTCAGTCTACTATTGTGAAAACATAAAGTAGACACGGACAGCATACAATAGATTAATATTTCACTGTATAACGTAATAATGATAAAGCACCCAATTTTGGGAAAAGTTTCAAGAACGGAAAAATCCAATTTACTCCCTGCAAAGTTTACAGCAAAGTGGAATTAGCACATGAATAATGAAATTATAATTTTCCAGTATGCGTTACCGCTTGCTGTGAGAGAGGGTGCTTCAATGCTTGCACAAAGTATAACCACAGAgattctaaacccagaggcgcaacattgCGAGACTTCTGGGAACACCTCTGGGAACGCTGGTGAAACAGACCAAGCAGACCAGgctggggtttgagaagtcaatgagagaagtgaaaaagTATTCCTTAGTTGTACATTTTCCTCTAAATCAAAAGTCACAACCTAGATttgagccaatgtcttaagtagttgaaaAAGTTATTACTACAACCTCGTTAAAGTAgcaaactgacacgttttcatttcTGTCAAAAACAACTTTACATCAAAGGAACTTCTCGTGCAGTTCGGCACAAGCCGATTGTTAGACCCGGTGACGTGTTTCTgcgcatgagcttagctagccaacgacgccatgacatcgcctacaagcgCTACCGGGGAtatctattggagaagcagtttctgctTATCTTCATACCTTACTGTCTTTGGTAGTCTCATACAGATGTAGACCCCTTCGTATCTACAATTACACTGAATATTTAGACAGGGTATAAAGTTTCCTAAAAGACTACcaaaataaacacacaaaaaaatcaccTTCTTGGTTAATGTTCATGGGGGCAATCTCTGGCATCACATTTTGTGGTTCGGCTGGGAAAAGGTCCATCAAAAAAGCATTCTCACTGGAACTGGCCATGAAGTCTATTCAGGATTTGGAAAGGGGTTTGAGACATTGCATAGGTTTGCCTTTGAAACATTCTTGATGTGTTCAGATGTGCAACAGATATGTTATCTTCAAGTGAATCTGCTGCTAAAAATCCAGGTCAGGACATTACCCAAGATGTCAATGCCTTTGTCCTCATCGACAAAAGCATCTCCGTGCTGGGCCAGGATCAGGAAACTCACATCTAACATGCCCCCTTGGTGAGACTGGGTCTCATCACCTACAAATATTAGAAACCGAGTAAGTCAGGGTAAGTTACTGACAGAAATgtgagtgaaggagagaaagGTGGGCTATGGTGAGAAGGAAAATAACATTGAAAGAGACACAGGCAGGCACTGTAGAGTagcaaccctaacccttaccaaaGTCATCAAATGTGAGAAAGCTATTTCCAAAATCCTCTTTGAGGGTGATGTCCTCTGTTCGGCACTGATTCAGTAAAAAATGGTCCACAACATCTATGGCACTAgggtcagagaggggagagaaaataAATTACTTTTCGATATAAACATCATAAATACTGCTACATGAAGCTTCCACACCACCATGATCTATTGAATATAGGGATGctcgatatatcggtgaacatatatCTGCAAATGTCTAGTTTAaagccgatgtgcaaaaccgatgtcaaagctgacatgcatacctatataaaGTAAGTACATGACTAATGACACCACGTAAAATGTTGTGCTACACGTGCAACaaagcattcctaacctagcccacaatgtctgctgtgtggattgagcagtcaacaagtcgagcagtcattatGAAAGATTAGAACATTTTCaacaagacaactcaaaggcgaagtccattaaagccaagataatggaattcattgaccttgacaatcaaccgttctgtCATGGGCGATGTTGGCTTCTGCCATCTGGTTGAGCACCGGTGCACAccaccaagtgcgctatttttcagatgttgcccgtTGCCGTACTGGAATTACACAGTAATAGCATCACTGCTGTTAGCTTCACGACAAACTGTCATATTATGTAATGCCATTTGGGTCTTTTAAGTGTAAAaaacagtagcactgtcaaagctgtacaaaaaagtctgcaaacaagcaaacaccggccatgaacgatgtgtttacaataccgcgttggtaataaagcatcatttgttcgaccgtaactagctttagcttggtacctagcttgcaccaatacaaccagccatAAAACAAttaccagtagaaactgcagccgttttcattattcttagcaatgatttaggaatccttgtgagtaagtttaagctaggttgccacttgttgttcacctattgaaattgaacttcaattCATGCaaataaataaactcagcaaaaagagaaacgtcccttttcctggaccctgtctttcaaagataattcgtaaaaatccaaataacttcacagatcttcattgtaaagggtttaaacacgatttcccatgcttgttcaatgaaccataaacaattaatgaacatgcacctgtggca of the Oncorhynchus kisutch isolate 150728-3 linkage group LG17, Okis_V2, whole genome shotgun sequence genome contains:
- the LOC109907038 gene encoding double-strand-break repair protein rad21 homolog A isoform X2 codes for the protein MMFYTQLLTSKRGPLAKIWLAAHWERKITKTHVFECNLESTIKHIISPQTKIGLRTFGHLLLGVVRIYFRKAKYLLADCNDAVVKIKVAFRPGQTDMPVEGLEATLKAITLMEDFTDFDSQLPDTNAIDVVDHFLLNQCRTEDITLKEDFGNSFLTFDDFGDETQSHQGGMLDVSFLILAQHGDAFVDEDKGIDILDFMASSSENAFLMDLFPAEPQNVMPEIAPMNINQEDSPTSVPMEEDRPVLNETTPVLNETTLLVNEEEGFALEPVAVTQRKKGKRRRRLVVDQAKELSNQAIREQLTDYSDLTAPLDIAPPTHQLMQWKESGGVDILFSHLCAHVIHPHLQQLYSSDVFRGKTDRMGNEDDREEMRQERHEVESDVSDLPSEFSVLHERMGHNVELTPLHHNGTDNPPEDVWDTVHVKSST
- the LOC109907038 gene encoding double-strand-break repair protein rad21 homolog A isoform X1; this encodes MMFYTQLLTSKRGPLAKIWLAAHWERKITKTHVFECNLESTIKHIISPQTKIGLRTFGHLLLGVVRIYFRKAKYLLADCNDAVVKIKVAFRPGQTDMPVEGLEATLKAITLMEDFTDFDSQLPDTNAIDVVDHFLLNQCRTEDITLKEDFGNSFLTFDDFGDETQSHQGGMLDVSFLILAQHGDAFVDEDKGIDILDFMASSSENAFLMDLFPAEPQNVMPEIAPMNINQEGRPDSPTSVPMEEDRPVLNETTPVLNETTLLVNEEEGFALEPVAVTQRKKGKRRRRLVVDQAKELSNQAIREQLTDYSDLTAPLDIAPPTHQLMQWKESGGVDILFSHLCAHVIHPHLQQLYSSDVFRGKTDRMGNEDDREEMRQERHEVESDVSDLPSEFSVLHERMGHNVELTPLHHNGTDNPPEDVWDTVHVKSST